DNA from Metabacillus flavus:
GGAAGCGGAGCACCTTGCCGATCGGATTGCCATTTTGCATGAAGGCAGAATTATTGCGAGCGGTACGCTTGAGGATTTGAAAAAGCTATTTCCGCCGGCTAAGGTCGAGTATGTGGAAAAACAGCCTTCATTGGAGGAAATCTTCCTCACCATCATTCGTAAAAAGGAGGAGAAGATAGGATGAATAAACATTTCTTCAGCGATATGGGGGTCATGCTTGGCCGATCCATGCGTCATATTTCCCGCAGTATGGACACCATCATTACCGTTACCATTACGCCAATTGCCTTATTGCTGCTGTTCGTCTATGTGTTTGGCGGAGCCATCCAAACCGGCACCGATCATTATGTGAATTACTTGATTCCGGGCATCCTGCTGATTGCGATTGCAAGCGGAATCTCCTATACCGCATACCGCCTGTTTTTGGATAAATCAAAGGGGATCTTTGAGCGTTTCCACACGATGCCGATAGCTCGTTCTACCGTGCTGTGGGGACACGTGCTCACGTCACTCGTTTCCAATGCCATATCTGTCGCTGTTATCATTCTGGTTGCTCTTCTTATGGGCTTCCGCTCATCCGCAGGGGTGCTGTCATGGCTCGCTGTAGTCGGTATTCTTATGCTGTTTACGCTCGCTTTGACCTGGATCGCTGCCATTGCCGGACTTTCCGCCAAATCGGTGGACGGTGTCAGCGCCTTCTCCTATCCGCTCATATTCCTGCCGTTCATCAGCTCTGCGTTTGTACCAACCGAGTCCATGCCATGGGCTGTACGCGTCTTTGCGGAACATCAGCCTGTTACCTCCATCGTAGAATCCATCCGTGCCCTATTATCCGCCCAGCCAGCAGGAAATGAAATATGGACCGCCTTAGCCTGGTGTGCGGGAATCACCGTCATCGCGTATTTCTTTGCCATGAAGGCGTATAAGAAGCGCTTATAAAAGCCTGCCGTATTTGAAGGGGGCCGACCGCTTCAACCATATTGCATTCATTGAGCAGCTGCACTTCGATGTTCACATTTTCACCAGAGCGGCAAACCGCTTTCATGTCCATATCAAGGATGAACGCGGTCCGCTCAATTCCTCAAGGATCAATCCTGATAACACTTCACATACTCATCCTTCATCACCAGGCTATGACAAGCCCGCCCGTTTTCATCATAAATTTCTTTATTCACATCTAACTTGATACTCCGGTCCGAATCGGGAGACTCTGGATTGTTATTCACAATATGGAGGGTATCTTCATCAATCCAATTCATTGAAAAATCATCTTTTGCATCACTATAGTAAATGGTTTTGATATTGCCTGCCTCATTATTCTCTGTGATTTCAACCCACACATTCACTCCCCCGGCCGCACCTCCATAGAGCTCATAAAAAGCATTCGCTGTGTATGTCTCTGAAGGGGAAGATATAGGTCCGGGTCCTTTTTGCATAGCCTGCCGGTCAATCTTATTAAAGGTGAAGAAATATGTCTGATACAGAATGACCCCGGCTACTAAAACGGCACCTGTCAAAGCGGCACCAAGCCATTTTTGGGGGAAGGGTTTCTTCTTGGTGATGGAAAGAGTGAGATTAAATAAAAACAGAATGATTAATAGAACAGTAGTAATAAATAGAAGGCAAAACAGCAAAAATCCAATCAGATTGATAATAGCAGTATCCTCCTGTTCAACGAATAGGTAAATCGTGTTATGTTTAGTTTATCAGAAAGTAATGGAAATTAACTGCCAAAAATTAAAATTGATAGATAATCAAAAGTCAGGTGATAGGGATGGTCATTAACTCTTCCGCGGTGAGGCATCCTTAATATAGTAGCGAGTTTTTTATTTGAAAAACAATGGAGAAACACATTCAGCCTGCCATGGAAACCGACCCGGTAGATCCGAGACTATAACAGTTATCCTGACACGTTTAAAAAGGGGAGTGAAAATCAAACATTGATTTTCACTCCCCTTTGTTTTGATTGAACGTGACTGTCTTCTGGCGTGCCTTTAACTAGGAGCCGCCGTCATCTCCTGCTTTTCCTTTTACAATCGCAGCAGCATTTTTTAAATGTGCTAGATCTTCATCGGTTCCTTCCGATAAACCGTCACCCCCTCATGACTCTTAAAATCTCTGCCCTCCAGGAAATCGAGCACCATCTCATTAAACAAATCCTTCCTCATCGTGCTCAGCGGATCGAACGCATCTTTAAACAACACAAGCACGGCATCCGGAATATGGGCGAAAAGGTTTTCGGAGCCTTTCTTTTCATCTACGCCCATCACTTTCTTTTCACCGCCCATCACGAGAGTTGGAGAGGTGATGCGGTGCAGCTGGTCCGTATGGTAAGGGAACTCTGAATTTTTCGCCAGGATAAACATGTCCTTGTCAAAGGTGAACGAGTTCCGCAGCACGTTTTTCGTATATTCGTCTTTTCCATAAACCTTCAGCATCTGGTTGATGATGGTTTCATAGGACAGCCTCTTAAAGATGGCGTTCGACAGCTTCAGCACCCAGCCTGATACCTTAGTGGGAATTTCGCTATATCCGTTCGACAGGACCAATTTATCTACATAATGGGGATAGTTCACTGCAAACAGCTGGGCTGTGACCGAACCATACGATAACCCCACCAATTGGATTTTCCGGAGATGCAGTTCATCCAATAGCATTTTAAGATCCTCTGCCATCACCCGTGCAGAGAACATATTGTCAGGGAACGTCTTTGTGGATTCCCCGTGGCCCCTTAAATCAGGCATAATCATTTGATACTTGGAGGAAAAGGCGTCAATTTGCGGCTCCCACATTCTCCAGCTGGCACCCAGTCCGTGAAGGAATACGACAGGCGGTCCCTCACCGCGGACTTCATAGTTTAACTGAACGTGATTCATTTCCACTTTAGGCATATAGGCTCCTCCAAAATAAACAGAATGACATCATAATCAACTATTATAATCTGGTAAAATATGAAAGGGAAGAGGGCTTGGAAAAAATAGGTGGAGTCCACATGGAGAATATAGAGGTAAAAAGGAAGGCCTTTCTTTTGAAAGCAGAGCTGAAAAATATATAGTCATCCCCGGAACACTGTTGAATCGGAATCAGAAAGTCCTGATCTTGTTACGTTATTCATCGAAGAAACGGGCTGGAGCGCTAAAAATAAGCAGAGGCAGGCAGAACCCTCTGCTTATTTTGCTGTGCAGGCCAAAAAGTTTACAAAAAATGAGAAACCCCGCTGCTTCTCTCCGTCTAATGAATGAAAGGGGGAAACCAATGAATGCCGGCAAAAAAATTTCCATTGATACAAAAGCTAATCATCCGGATGAGCGTGAGGACTATTTCAGACAAGTGATGGAGGTGTACGGGACCGACCTTTTAAAGTTGGCGTATTCCTACGTGAAAAACCAGGAGACAGCCAAGGATCTGGTCCAGAGCTCATTTGTCTCTTTTTATCTGAACCTCCCGTCCTTTAAAGGGGACTCCTCTATTAAAACGTGGCTTTACCGGATCACCGCGAATAAATGCAAAGACCATTTAAGAAGTGCTTATGTGAGAAGGGTTTTTCCTGTCCATTACATGAAGGAAGCCCGCCATAATGAGAACCAGACAGAAAAGGCTCTTATGGATGGGGAATTTTCAGAGTGGCTGAAGGATTGTATTTTCAAGCTCCCGGTTAAATACAGAGAAGTCATTATGCTCTATTATTATCAGGAGCTGAGTGCTGCAGAAATAGCTGAAGTGCTCCAAGTACCTGAGAGCACGGTAAGAACCCGGCTCGACCGCGCCCGAAAAAAACTCGCACCCCTCATTAAAGAGGAGGAATTATTTAATGAATAAATTCAAAGTACAAATGGATCAAACGGAATTCGGTTCGATGAAGTTCGATAAGGTGGATCAGCTTGCGGTGATGAAGGAAATAAGGGGAACTCAAAACCGCGGCCGAAAGCGCAAGAAGAAGTTTCCATCTGTTATTCTGACCACGATGGCAGCCGCCGCCATCCTGTTTATTCTATTGATGCAATCGCCTATTAAAGATCAGATTGAAGCGGGAAAATCGAAGCCGGACACCTTGTTAAGCCAGTCCAATGATCCGGGGCTCGTCGCCTGGAGCCAAAAAAATGATCCGCAGAAGGTGAACAAAACATCAGAGAGCAGCGGCATCAAGGTAACCATTAAAGAAATCATGTACGACGGATACCGGATGGCCATCGGCTATGAAGTTCAATCGAAAACAAAATTCGTCGGTCCTGTTCACAATCCGAAGATTACCGTGGAGGGGAAGGGTGTCAGTGTTTCTGATTCAACCGATTCAGTAGAATCACAGATCACTGCCTTTCAAAAGGAAACCCACTCTTTTAAAGGCGTGACAAGCTTTTTTATAAAGGAGAAGCTGCCGGAAAAATTTGATGTGAAGCTCCAATTTTTCTCGAATCAAAACCTATTAGAAGCTCGTAAAGCGGCCGCATCTGATAAGACAAGAGGGACAAAAGGGAAATGGGAATTTTCAATTCCAATAGACCAAAAAGGAGAGGTCTATACCGTTAAACCAAAAGTGAGTACTACAAAAAATTCAACCAAACTTAGTGTGGAACAAATCATTCTAGCGCCTTCCGTAACGGAAGTTTCTGTATTGAAGGAAGATAAAGGGAGAGGTGCGTTTGGAGGAGCTAATTATAGACTCTTGGATGATAAAGAAAATCTGATTTCTGTTTTCGGTAATAGTGATTACTCAGGAGAAGAGAAAAAAGGAAAGTTTATTCTTCGCGCCACCGGAAAATATGCACCCACTGATGGTATTCCATCTTATATCCTGGTGCAGCCCTTCTCATATAATGATGCTGAAAACAATCCCAATCAAGGACAGATTACGATAAAAAAGATTACTGATCCGCTACCAATGACCTTCCCGCAGAACAATAAGGCTATTGTGGTAAATAAAATTGAGGAATCTAAGGATAAGAAAAGGTTGAAAATTTATTATAAAGTAAAAGGTGATCTTCCTGAGCTGAGGTCTAGGTTTCTTCATCTCACCATAGGAAAGGAATCGAATGGTGGTAAAAATCTATTGATGGATCAAAACTTATTCGAAAACATCAACAGCAATGAGAGTGACAAAGTAGCAGAGTTTAATACTGGGCTTAGAAACGACTTGTACTTATCAAGCCCGAATGTAAATCCGGTCCTCTATAAAGAGATGGAATTGAAAATCCCGATTAACAAAAAGGACCTGATTAAAAAATAGTCAAAAACCCGGTGATTGCAGCACCGGGTTTTTTAAATACTTTGATCAATCGACTTCGAAAAAACAGGTCGTAGTTTTTTGTATGATATCTTGTAATAATGTGTATTAGAAAGAGAAGAATAAAATCGTTTGTTTGGAGGAATTCCAATGAATTTGGAAGAACAGAAAAAGTTCATTTTAACAGGTCAAATGTACAACGATTTAACCCCGGAACTAATTAAAGCAAGAGAAAATGCAGTTTTCCTTACAAATGAATACAATAATAGCTTTAGCAAACCCCAGTATGAGAGAGAAGAACTGTTAAAAAAGCTTGTGAAAAGCATGGGAAAAGGCGTTCATTTAGAACCGAATTTCAGATGTGAATTTGGGTTTAATATTACGATAGGGGATCATTTTTATGCTAATTTCGATTGCGTCATGCTGGACGGGGCAGAGATACATATAGGAAATCATGTTTTGTTTGGACCTAGAGTTGGAATCTATACCTCTAATCATGCAATAGATCCAAAGGAAAGAGCAGCTGGAGGATGTTATGCCAAGCCTGTACGTATTGGACATAACGTATGGATTGGTGCAGGCGTTCATATCAATCAGGGTGTAACTATTGGAGAAAATACAATCATTGGATCGGGCAGTGTGGTTACAAAAAGTATTCCGGCAAATGTCATAGCAGCTGGTGTTCCATGTAAAGTCATTCGGGAAATTACAGAAAACGATCGAACTGGATTTGAAATATAAGGGTGGTGCCAGACACCACCCTTAGTTTGTTGATAAAACACTCTATGCTGAAGAGAACGCTATATCCTTGAGAGCTCATTTCCGGAAAAAATTCGTATAGTCCGCCTTATCCTCAATATTAAATTCAATCATTTTCTCAAGCAATTCGTAATTTACCGGCTCATTCCAAGGAATGCGAAACAATCCTTTTGTAGCGCTGTAGCCGGCTTTTGCAATGTCATCAGCAAAGTGCGCAATGCCTGCTTCTTCAGGTGAAACGCTCAAATGATGCTTCGCTGTGGAAATGCCGAGGATGAATGTGCCGTGATCCGTAAACATGGGGGTATTCCACTTGATCTGCGGCTCCAATTTTGGGAATTTAGTTGCGACCCACGTCAGGATTTCCTCTGTTCGGCTGCGGTGGGCGGGGTTTTCAATGCCAGCTAAATAGTCTGTGAAAACGTTCATATCGATCTCCTCCAATTATTGCTTCAAATAGTGGACAGGCCGGATTTCAATACGCCAGTCAAAGTGTTCACCGGCTGGGATTTGCACGGAAGGATGCAACGAGGCTACCCGAATCGCATCATCTATGTCCAGTGCTTCAAGAAGGAATACACTTCCCAGCGATTCTTCTGTTTTTGCACTTGAACCGTCCGTAACCACGATCTGCCCGTTCTCCCGCCGCAAACCGATTGTTTCTGACTCGACACCAGCATCGAGCCGAACCTGGCCGCTTTTGTGAAATTCATCAAGATGAGGCTGGCATTGAGTCATAACCGCCTCAATCTCTGTTTTAGGCCGGGCATCCATTTTTGCTGAATTTAAGTAACCTAAGCATAGGTACAACATATTAATCGCTCCATTCTATTCCTATGAGGAAATTTTAAAGCCTGCATTACAAGGTTGTTTTTTCTTATCAATTCCCAATTCCAAGACATTTGCTTATGGGATTAATCCATTTCCATCCGTATTTCAATGCCTGATAAATACTTTAAAAAAGCGTCCATGTGTCTCTCCTTTGATTATTTTTCGGAGGACCATTCTTTAGCATTTGTCCTGATTTTTTCACCTAACTCAGAAACATGGCCTGTATCATTTAATGCTTGCTGTGCATATTCCTTTGGAAACATCTTTTCAATCGAAGATCGGTATTCTGATCCATCCCTTGGCTGTTTGTATTCGATGGCTTGAAACTTGCCATTTTCTTTTTTGAGCTTAATTAATACAGGTGTAGAGTAACCTGGTGCTCCATTTTGTGCTCCTTTGTTGAAAGCTTCATATCGGGTATAGGTATAAACTGAAGTGATCTCATTCTTTTCGGTAGCTCCATAAATTAGGTGCGCCTCAAATTCATTAGCTGATACAGTATCCACAAAAGTATTCGTCATCTCTAAAATTCCTTCTGAAACAGCTGCATCCATTTCATTGGTTACCTTTACTTGATCCCCGGCTTGAACCATGCTGCAGCCGGCTAAATTTGCTTCGAGTAGTAATATAACTCCTATTTTAAATCTCAAATCAGTCTACCCCCTAAAAATTAACAATCCTTCCCTATGTGATTTTAACATATAGTGGTTTTTGATGGTGGTGTGAAAGATATTTGCACTTAAACTGACGAAGTACTAAATCATCAGAATAAGAGAACAACAGAGCTATAAAGAACCCGATATGGGGATGAATTTTATCTTGCCTATCGGAAAAACATTGGTATACTCTACCTGTAAATACAAACACTGGGGAGGATATTGCAATGAATGCAATTGATTTAATTGTTTTAAATTTTGAAGAAGTTAGACGCAGGAGTATAAAAGTATGGAAATATTTACCTGAAGAAATGTTAAATTGGAAACCTGATGAAAATGCTCTTACTTGTGCTGAAATGATTAGACACTTAGTAGAAAGTGAATTTTTTTATCACCAAATTCTTATCAGGAGAGGAAGTCATTCTTTATCTGATTTAATTAATCCCTATGATACAAAAGAATTTACAACGGTTGATGCTGAACTTACATTCGCCCATCCTTATCGTGAAGAATTCTTAAATTATATTAAGTCATTTCGTGCAATTGATTTAGAAATTATCAAAATAGACCGTTCTGATGCAGGCTATGTAAGGACGCTTGGGGATATGTTATTGCGTATCGCTTACCACGAATCTGTTCACAC
Protein-coding regions in this window:
- a CDS encoding DinB family protein, with the protein product MNAIDLIVLNFEEVRRRSIKVWKYLPEEMLNWKPDENALTCAEMIRHLVESEFFYHQILIRRGSHSLSDLINPYDTKEFTTVDAELTFAHPYREEFLNYIKSFRAIDLEIIKIDRSDAGYVRTLGDMLLRIAYHESVHTGQLLDYMRTMEIDRPKVWD
- a CDS encoding DUF4179 domain-containing protein, giving the protein MNKFKVQMDQTEFGSMKFDKVDQLAVMKEIRGTQNRGRKRKKKFPSVILTTMAAAAILFILLMQSPIKDQIEAGKSKPDTLLSQSNDPGLVAWSQKNDPQKVNKTSESSGIKVTIKEIMYDGYRMAIGYEVQSKTKFVGPVHNPKITVEGKGVSVSDSTDSVESQITAFQKETHSFKGVTSFFIKEKLPEKFDVKLQFFSNQNLLEARKAAASDKTRGTKGKWEFSIPIDQKGEVYTVKPKVSTTKNSTKLSVEQIILAPSVTEVSVLKEDKGRGAFGGANYRLLDDKENLISVFGNSDYSGEEKKGKFILRATGKYAPTDGIPSYILVQPFSYNDAENNPNQGQITIKKITDPLPMTFPQNNKAIVVNKIEESKDKKRLKIYYKVKGDLPELRSRFLHLTIGKESNGGKNLLMDQNLFENINSNESDKVAEFNTGLRNDLYLSSPNVNPVLYKEMELKIPINKKDLIKK
- a CDS encoding DUF5412 family protein encodes the protein MLFCLLFITTVLLIILFLFNLTLSITKKKPFPQKWLGAALTGAVLVAGVILYQTYFFTFNKIDRQAMQKGPGPISSPSETYTANAFYELYGGAAGGVNVWVEITENNEAGNIKTIYYSDAKDDFSMNWIDEDTLHIVNNNPESPDSDRSIKLDVNKEIYDENGRACHSLVMKDEYVKCYQD
- a CDS encoding YciI family protein produces the protein MLYLCLGYLNSAKMDARPKTEIEAVMTQCQPHLDEFHKSGQVRLDAGVESETIGLRRENGQIVVTDGSSAKTEESLGSVFLLEALDIDDAIRVASLHPSVQIPAGEHFDWRIEIRPVHYLKQ
- a CDS encoding sugar O-acetyltransferase; protein product: MNLEEQKKFILTGQMYNDLTPELIKARENAVFLTNEYNNSFSKPQYEREELLKKLVKSMGKGVHLEPNFRCEFGFNITIGDHFYANFDCVMLDGAEIHIGNHVLFGPRVGIYTSNHAIDPKERAAGGCYAKPVRIGHNVWIGAGVHINQGVTIGENTIIGSGSVVTKSIPANVIAAGVPCKVIREITENDRTGFEI
- a CDS encoding ABC transporter permease; this translates as MNKHFFSDMGVMLGRSMRHISRSMDTIITVTITPIALLLLFVYVFGGAIQTGTDHYVNYLIPGILLIAIASGISYTAYRLFLDKSKGIFERFHTMPIARSTVLWGHVLTSLVSNAISVAVIILVALLMGFRSSAGVLSWLAVVGILMLFTLALTWIAAIAGLSAKSVDGVSAFSYPLIFLPFISSAFVPTESMPWAVRVFAEHQPVTSIVESIRALLSAQPAGNEIWTALAWCAGITVIAYFFAMKAYKKRL
- a CDS encoding iron chaperone; amino-acid sequence: MNVFTDYLAGIENPAHRSRTEEILTWVATKFPKLEPQIKWNTPMFTDHGTFILGISTAKHHLSVSPEEAGIAHFADDIAKAGYSATKGLFRIPWNEPVNYELLEKMIEFNIEDKADYTNFFRK
- a CDS encoding sigma-70 family RNA polymerase sigma factor encodes the protein MNAGKKISIDTKANHPDEREDYFRQVMEVYGTDLLKLAYSYVKNQETAKDLVQSSFVSFYLNLPSFKGDSSIKTWLYRITANKCKDHLRSAYVRRVFPVHYMKEARHNENQTEKALMDGEFSEWLKDCIFKLPVKYREVIMLYYYQELSAAEIAEVLQVPESTVRTRLDRARKKLAPLIKEEELFNE
- a CDS encoding alpha/beta fold hydrolase, with protein sequence MPKVEMNHVQLNYEVRGEGPPVVFLHGLGASWRMWEPQIDAFSSKYQMIMPDLRGHGESTKTFPDNMFSARVMAEDLKMLLDELHLRKIQLVGLSYGSVTAQLFAVNYPHYVDKLVLSNGYSEIPTKVSGWVLKLSNAIFKRLSYETIINQMLKVYGKDEYTKNVLRNSFTFDKDMFILAKNSEFPYHTDQLHRITSPTLVMGGEKKVMGVDEKKGSENLFAHIPDAVLVLFKDAFDPLSTMRKDLFNEMVLDFLEGRDFKSHEGVTVYRKEPMKI